Part of the Deltaproteobacteria bacterium genome is shown below.
TGTTGGGCATACTATCAGAGTTGTTCAAGAGGATGGCACACGCTCCCGGGCAGGCACCGTTATCAAATCTATCTTTGACCTGGCGCCACTGCTTAGGAGGTCTGATGATGGTTAAATCATGGGTTGGGCCATGCTTCTCTCTTAACTCGGCTGCTGTCGATGGGGTCAACGTGTGGTAAATGTTGGGGACCTTTGTGCCTTGCAGGAGTGCGGAGACGCTAAGGTTGCTACGGTATCATGAAGTGACTATCTGTGGGATTGTTTATTAAAGAGGACATGATGGACCGTAAAGATATTATCAAAAGTCATCTGGTAGAAAGTGCCGCGGTCAAATTGCGGGTTGGTGATGTTTGTATGCCTGCGATCTCCACAGCCATCGATTTGATCGAGAACGCTTTTAGAAACGGCCGTAAATTAATGATCTGTGGTAACGGCGGAAGTGCCGCAGATGCCCAACATATGGCGGCCGAGTTCGTTGGCCGATTGAGTAAGGAACTTGATAGGCCTAGTTTGCCCGCTCTCGCGCTTACAACTGACACGTCATTCCTGACATCCTATTCGAACGACTGTGGTTACGAAGGTGTATTTGCGAGGCAAATAGAAGGATTGGGTAAACAAGGTGATGTCTTGTTAGGAATCTCGACCAGTGGTGGTTCAAGAAATATTTTAGAGGCTATCAAGCAGTGTCAAAAAATGGGAATATTTGTGGTCGTTCTAGCAGGGGAAGATGGATTGCGTGAGGGGACGGCCGACGCTGTGATTGCGGTTCCCAGCAAGAACACCCAGTTTATTCAAGAGTCGCACTTATCTATTGAGCACATTATCTGTGACCAGGTAGAGCAGCGTCTCTATGGTCAATTCTGAGGGGACTGCACTTACGGGGAACTTGATGCGATTCGGGGTGATAATTTGTTTTTGCTTGGTGATGTCAGGTTGTGACACTGCCCACGACTTGGAAGGGGAGCCAGTAGACGCTCTTACTTCATCTCCGGAAACTTCCGAGCCAGAGCATTCCGAGCCAGAAAATGAGCCGAGTGACGGGAGCGATGTTGTAGATGAACCGGTAGATCCCTGGCAGCGGGTTCGAGACCGAATCTCTTTTAGTACCATCCAGTCTCTTAGCTTTGCCGTCGGCACGGCTGATGGAGTTGTTTTCACCCATCACAAAGGTGAATCCACGGCTACCACAGCTTATTCGAGTGCCAGTGCCATCAAATGGGTAACGGCTGCGGTTATTTTGCGACTCGTTGAAGAGGGCTTGTTAGGCTTGGACAATCACCCTCAAGATTACTTGGCGTGGTGGACCGATGATCCAGAGGATGAACGGAGCAGGGTAACCGTGAGGCAACTCTTGTCTTTTACCTCCGGACTTTCTGGAACACCTTTTGGCGACAATACGCCGAGGTGCCTGGAAGACGAGTCCACAACCATTGCTCTATGTGCGCAACAGATTTACGAGAGTGCGTTTAGTTACGTTCCAGGAGAGGCTTACTTTTATGGACCGTCGCACATGCAGGTTTTGGCCGCTATTGCGGAGGCAGCCTCGGGGGAGAGTTGGGCTGACTTATATTCTTCACGGGTCGCTGAGCCTGTGGGAATGATAAATACTGAGTACAATTGGCCCAGTACCGAAAACCCGCGGATATCGGGCGGTGCTCAAACCACCATGCAAGATTTTCAACGTTTTGCAGAATCTATGCTTACGAATGCTTATTGGCCGACAACGTGGAGCGAGATGTTGATAGACCACACAGCTTCACCTGGGGTGACTTTCGAATACAGTCCGATGACCAATGGGAGCCGCGGCTGGCATTATGGTCTTGGGGTTTGGCTTGAGTGCCTTAATCCGCAATGGGACGAAACCTGCGAGAGGGTGGATGTGATTTCTGCATCGGGGCTCTTTGGATTTCATTTATGGCTGGATCTAGCTCGAGGGCATTATGCCGTATTGGCGATGGAAGATTCTTTCAGTGGCTGGTCCACATCAATCCAACTTTCTATTTTATTGCGCGAAGATGTCGCCGCTGCGGTAGCCAGTGGTGAAACCCAGCCTTAACTCTTGACGAAGTCAGTTTCTGGGGCCATCAGTCATTAAGCGTAATCAAACGCGTCGGTAAACGCTGAGGAGTCTGGGTCATGACTATTCCTGTAACACTTTCCGTGGCTGGTTCTGATTCAAGTGCAGGTGCAGGCATCCAAGTTGATTTGCGCATGTTTTCTGCCCTGGGAACCTATGGCACCACAGCCATCACAGCACTCACAGCTCAAAACCCGGGCGAGGTAACTGGAGTGGTGGGGGTAGAGGCGGCCTTTGTTAAGGCTCAGATAGATGCCGTCTTTGCGGGTATGCCCGTACGAGCGATGAAGACTGGAATGCTCTGGTCGGCTGAAGTGATCCAAGTGGTGGCTGATTTCTTGAAAGAGAACCCCAAGATTGCCTGTGTTGTGGACCCCGTGATGATTGCAACCAGTGGCGCAAAGCTTGTAGCCGATGAAGCCATCGAGGTTTACAAGAATTCCCTTTTACCCCGTGCCACGTTGATGACCCCAAATATCGATGAAGCCCAGGTTCTTCTGGATGGTAAGCCAATCGGTGGAGATGACCAAGAAGCAGCTGCACGAGAGCTGAGTAAGCGCTACCGGTGTGCAGTATTACTGAAGGGTGGGCATCTTTCAGGAGATCCTGTGGACCTCTTGTTCGAAAATGGCGAAGTGTATCATTGGAAGCACCCGCGTTTGGAAAACGTAAATACCCATGGCAGCGGGTGTATGTTGGCGGCTGCCATTACAGCGCATTTAGCTCATGGAAGAAGTTTACGAGAAGCAGTGGGAAAAGGCCTGGATGCCGTCCACCATGTACTTGCACACCCTACGGAGCCTGCACAAGGTTTGGCATTGGCAGGCATCGAGTCTTTGAAGGTTTAATCTAAGCTTGTTGCTCGGGGTTTGGTTTGGTCAGCACGGCCAACAAAAAAGTTAAATCCGTGAAGAGCGCCAGTGTCAGGATAATCGCAGTCATAATTCCGAAGTAGATATTCGGTACAAAAGTCGCAAATGCCAGCGTCCCAAATCCTAAAACGAGAATAATCGTGGTAAAGATAAGTGCAGGGCTGGTGTGGGCGAGTACCTCCGCAGCAGCATCCTGTGGGCTTAAACCATCTTTAATCAGCCGGTTGTAGTTGGATAAAATGTGAATGGTATCATCCACCGCAATGCCCAGGCACACGCTCATGACAAGTACACTGCCAATGTCGATTGACTTACCGAGGAACCAGAAAGCTGCGCCGCCGAGTAGTAAGGGGATGCAGTTTGGAAGCAGGGCAATCATACCCATCTTAAAGGAACCGAACACGACAATCAGGAGTATGCTGATTAATACCAGTGCAATGGTAATGGAGCGCACAAAAGACTCAACAACGTAAGGGTTCATGCTTTGGTAAATATTCCCTTTACCGGTAATGGTAATGTCGAGGCCTGACTTGGCAGCATGGTCAGCCACCTCTGCTGCTGTAGCCATCCATCTTTTTGAGTCAGAGATAGTCCATAAGGCGGTCACTCGAATGGCATCGTTCTTTAAAGTGATGCGGTCATTGATGTCCATGCCCTGTGGCAGGCTCATGGTATAGAGAAAAAGCTCTTGGCCAATCATCTCTTTGTTATCCGGCAACTTGTAAAATGCTTGGTCCCCGCCATTGAGCGAGCGGTGAGTGGCTTTGAGTATGTCTACAATTGATAGTGTCCGTGTCACTTCAGGCTTGGCTTCAAGCCATTCTTGAAAGGCCTCGACCTTCTTTAGAAACTCAAGCTCTTTGACGCCATCTTCTTTTTCAGATCGCACAACGATTTCCAGGCCTCGCGCGCCGCCAACCTCTCCCGTAATGAAGTCGTTGGCATCTCGCAGGGCAACGCCCGGTGCGAAATATTGATAGGGGTCAGAATTCACTTCGTTGTTGAGAGTTAAGCCAGCAGCTCCGATTGTGAGAAGCGTAAAGGCATAGATGATGGGTTTACGAAATTTTGTAACTTGCGCGGTGAATTTTGTTGCCCGAGTGATGCGGGTGTGGAGCTTTTCTTGCGGAGCTGGCTTGATCAGAGACGGGAGAATGAAAAGCAGCGGTCCGAGGATAAAATAACTTACAAACCAGGCCAGCAAAACGCCGCAGCCAGCCAGGGTACCCAAACCAGCTAGACTCTTAAGATTGGCGGTGCCAAAGCTGAAGAAACCAATGCTGGTGGATATGCTGGTTAAGAGTGTGGGCAGGAAGTTTTTGGCTAAAGTGTAGTTAGCAGCGGCATTTTTTAGCTTGCCGTCTCGCAGTGCTTGCCGGAAAACGCTGAGAATGTGGACGGAGTCGGCAACACAAATAGCGACTAATATTTGCGGAAGGACGCCGGTGACGCTCGTAATAGGGAAGCCCGTCCAGCCCGACATGGCCATCGCTGGCACAATCGTAAAGACGACGACCACAAGCGATAGTACCGTGCTGACGACGCTGCGTAGGGAAATGAGCAAGCATACAACAATAAGCCCCAGTAGAATCGGCATGAGCCGTTCAAGATCGGTTTGAGTGGCTTCTTTAAAGCTTGCGTTGATGGCCGGCCCACCCACCACATAAAAAGAGTGGTCGCTGCGCTTAAGCTTCTCGCTTAGCGCACGGGCTGCTTCAACAATGGGAGGTGCCTCAACAATGCCCTCGAGGCTGGGTCG
Proteins encoded:
- a CDS encoding SIS domain-containing protein, which encodes MKSHLVESAAVKLRVGDVCMPAISTAIDLIENAFRNGRKLMICGNGGSAADAQHMAAEFVGRLSKELDRPSLPALALTTDTSFLTSYSNDCGYEGVFARQIEGLGKQGDVLLGISTSGGSRNILEAIKQCQKMGIFVVVLAGEDGLREGTADAVIAVPSKNTQFIQESHLSIEHIICDQVEQRLYGQF
- a CDS encoding beta-lactamase family protein yields the protein MRFGVIICFCLVMSGCDTAHDLEGEPVDALTSSPETSEPEHSEPENEPSDGSDVVDEPVDPWQRVRDRISFSTIQSLSFAVGTADGVVFTHHKGESTATTAYSSASAIKWVTAAVILRLVEEGLLGLDNHPQDYLAWWTDDPEDERSRVTVRQLLSFTSGLSGTPFGDNTPRCLEDESTTIALCAQQIYESAFSYVPGEAYFYGPSHMQVLAAIAEAASGESWADLYSSRVAEPVGMINTEYNWPSTENPRISGGAQTTMQDFQRFAESMLTNAYWPTTWSEMLIDHTASPGVTFEYSPMTNGSRGWHYGLGVWLECLNPQWDETCERVDVISASGLFGFHLWLDLARGHYAVLAMEDSFSGWSTSIQLSILLREDVAAAVASGETQP
- the thiD gene encoding bifunctional hydroxymethylpyrimidine kinase/phosphomethylpyrimidine kinase codes for the protein MTIPVTLSVAGSDSSAGAGIQVDLRMFSALGTYGTTAITALTAQNPGEVTGVVGVEAAFVKAQIDAVFAGMPVRAMKTGMLWSAEVIQVVADFLKENPKIACVVDPVMIATSGAKLVADEAIEVYKNSLLPRATLMTPNIDEAQVLLDGKPIGGDDQEAAARELSKRYRCAVLLKGGHLSGDPVDLLFENGEVYHWKHPRLENVNTHGSGCMLAAAITAHLAHGRSLREAVGKGLDAVHHVLAHPTEPAQGLALAGIESLKV
- a CDS encoding MMPL family transporter, translated to MNQSKPTSFVGQGFVDTIGKHPWLILLVGLVVLGGIMPGLKKIQTDFSHKGFFFDDDPMLLEFNAFERQFGNDDSLIIGVHSPSGIFDVDSASLVQELTEKMWLMPDIIRVTSLSNYSWVHAEGDDILVDPFLPDDQELTQELLDNRKKIAMSHEVLPDYLVSKNGNTALLYARIRPSLEGIVEAPPIVEAARALSEKLKRSDHSFYVVGGPAINASFKEATQTDLERLMPILLGLIVVCLLISLRSVVSTVLSLVVVVFTIVPAMAMSGWTGFPITSVTGVLPQILVAICVADSVHILSVFRQALRDGKLKNAAANYTLAKNFLPTLLTSISTSIGFFSFGTANLKSLAGLGTLAGCGVLLAWFVSYFILGPLLFILPSLIKPAPQEKLHTRITRATKFTAQVTKFRKPIIYAFTLLTIGAAGLTLNNEVNSDPYQYFAPGVALRDANDFITGEVGGARGLEIVVRSEKEDGVKELEFLKKVEAFQEWLEAKPEVTRTLSIVDILKATHRSLNGGDQAFYKLPDNKEMIGQELFLYTMSLPQGMDINDRITLKNDAIRVTALWTISDSKRWMATAAEVADHAAKSGLDITITGKGNIYQSMNPYVVESFVRSITIALVLISILLIVVFGSFKMGMIALLPNCIPLLLGGAAFWFLGKSIDIGSVLVMSVCLGIAVDDTIHILSNYNRLIKDGLSPQDAAAEVLAHTSPALIFTTIILVLGFGTLAFATFVPNIYFGIMTAIILTLALFTDLTFLLAVLTKPNPEQQA